In Phormidium yuhuli AB48, one genomic interval encodes:
- a CDS encoding S41 family peptidase, with amino-acid sequence MNRPQPIVQPLTLVSTVVFTTAVSLLNPLSSRTSQAASFEDSPKAVLDEAWQIVNRDYVDDTFRQIDWQQVREELLGQEYSSREQAYAALRRALARLDDPYTRFLDPEAFEALNEQTSGELSGVGLRLERDNERQSLSIVEPIPNSPASREGIREGDRILAIDGNSTRHMDVDDASQRIRGTVGTPVTLRIQRGEREFDVTLVRSRIELPAVHHSLSLEGETRVGYIRLSEFSSHAHEQMYRAIEELKKEGVDAFVLDLRGNPGGLLSVSIQIARMWLNEGAIVSTVDRHGRVDAIEATRTALTDLPLAVLVDRNSASASEIVAGALQDNGRATIIGTQTFGKALVQSVNSLSDGSGLAVTVAHYFTPNGTDISENGIRPDTRVEMTRDQQLLLSREGHRRGTSADPVYSRAVDLFQREAPIATSNGAEMKVLDLKRP; translated from the coding sequence ATGAATCGTCCTCAGCCTATTGTTCAACCTCTGACCCTGGTCAGCACTGTCGTTTTCACCACTGCCGTTTCTCTGCTCAATCCTCTCTCGAGTCGTACCAGTCAGGCGGCGAGCTTTGAGGATAGTCCTAAAGCCGTTTTGGATGAGGCCTGGCAGATTGTAAATCGTGATTATGTCGATGACACCTTTCGTCAAATCGATTGGCAACAGGTGCGTGAGGAACTTCTCGGACAGGAGTACAGTTCCCGAGAACAGGCCTATGCGGCGCTCCGTCGTGCCTTGGCCCGCTTAGATGACCCCTACACTCGGTTTTTAGACCCTGAAGCCTTTGAGGCGCTGAATGAGCAAACCTCGGGGGAACTCTCGGGGGTTGGCTTACGCCTGGAACGGGATAATGAACGGCAGTCTCTCTCGATTGTGGAACCGATCCCCAATTCTCCAGCGAGTCGTGAGGGAATTCGTGAGGGCGATCGCATTTTGGCGATTGATGGGAATTCAACGCGCCATATGGATGTGGATGATGCCTCGCAGCGGATTCGTGGCACGGTGGGAACGCCGGTGACCCTAAGAATTCAACGGGGAGAGCGGGAGTTTGATGTGACCTTGGTTCGCAGTCGCATTGAATTACCGGCGGTTCATCATAGTCTCAGTTTGGAGGGAGAAACTCGGGTGGGATATATTCGCCTGAGTGAGTTTAGTTCCCATGCTCATGAGCAGATGTATCGCGCGATTGAAGAGTTGAAAAAGGAGGGGGTGGATGCCTTTGTCCTAGATTTACGGGGCAATCCGGGGGGATTATTGAGTGTGAGTATTCAGATTGCCCGGATGTGGTTGAATGAGGGGGCGATCGTCAGTACGGTGGATCGCCATGGCCGTGTGGATGCCATTGAGGCTACTCGCACCGCGTTGACGGATTTACCGTTAGCGGTTTTGGTGGATCGTAACTCTGCTAGTGCCAGTGAGATTGTGGCGGGGGCCCTGCAAGATAATGGACGCGCCACGATTATCGGGACTCAGACCTTTGGTAAGGCGTTGGTGCAATCGGTCAATTCTCTATCTGATGGATCGGGGTTGGCGGTGACGGTAGCCCATTACTTTACCCCCAATGGTACGGATATTAGTGAAAATGGCATTCGCCCCGATACTCGTGTGGAGATGACACGGGATCAGCAATTGCTGTTAAGTCGCGAGGGCCATCGTCGGGGAACGTCGGCAGACCCTGTCTATTCTCGCGCCGTTGATTTGTTCCAGCGAGAGGCTCCCATTGCCACGAGCAATGGTGCTGAGATGAAGGTTCTGGACTTGAAACGCCCCTAG
- a CDS encoding hydrogenase maturation protease translates to MAEMSWLVVGYGSLLRSDDGVGQRIAAAVAEWDLPGVRSLPQHQLTPELAIALSEVDQVLFVDAAVSGTGVEIHPVTSEGQGSGMGHSLTPATLLGMSQWLYDHCPQAWLMSIPGEDFGLGEGLSELVEGRMEQALDLLPDWFKAPSQLGPDVRNSPLEGSSSLNQPRLDE, encoded by the coding sequence ATGGCTGAGATGTCTTGGTTGGTGGTGGGATATGGGAGTTTGTTGCGCTCCGATGATGGGGTGGGACAACGAATTGCGGCGGCGGTGGCGGAGTGGGATTTGCCTGGGGTGCGATCGCTGCCTCAGCATCAGTTAACGCCGGAATTGGCGATCGCTTTGTCTGAGGTCGATCAGGTTCTGTTTGTGGATGCGGCGGTTTCGGGAACTGGGGTTGAGATTCATCCGGTGACCTCCGAGGGCCAAGGGTCTGGGATGGGACATTCTCTGACTCCGGCGACGTTGCTGGGGATGAGTCAATGGCTGTATGATCATTGTCCTCAAGCTTGGTTGATGTCGATTCCTGGGGAGGATTTTGGTCTGGGTGAGGGGTTATCTGAGTTAGTTGAGGGGAGAATGGAACAGGCCCTGGATCTGCTTCCGGATTGGTTTAAGGCTCCAAGTCAACTTGGCCCTGATGTTCGCAACTCACCTCTTGAAGGTTCCAGTTCTTTAAATCAACCTCGCTTAGATGAATGA
- the psb28 gene encoding photosystem II reaction center protein Psb28, translated as MARIEFAKGVKEEVVPDVRLTRSKDGSNGRAIFYFQNPQALDPEFGEEITGMYLIDEEGEMVTREVKGKFVNGQAEAVEAIYPIKSEKEWDRFMRFMERYAEENGLGFSKA; from the coding sequence ATGGCTCGTATCGAATTTGCCAAAGGTGTTAAAGAAGAAGTAGTCCCCGACGTTCGGCTCACCCGCTCCAAAGATGGTAGCAACGGGCGGGCTATTTTTTACTTCCAAAATCCCCAAGCTCTTGACCCTGAATTTGGTGAAGAAATCACAGGAATGTACCTGATTGATGAAGAAGGAGAAATGGTGACTCGGGAAGTCAAAGGTAAGTTTGTCAACGGTCAAGCTGAAGCCGTTGAAGCCATCTACCCCATTAAATCAGAAAAAGAATGGGATCGCTTTATGCGTTTCATGGAACGGTATGCCGAAGAAAATGGACTTGGGTTTTCTAAAGCCTAA
- a CDS encoding YdcF family protein, giving the protein MSKPQPKLKQVTRWFSRRGRWRQVRHIILGLILALTLVTGVQTLRALSHRHHPTDGVLVLGGSIRREMYSADYRRSHPQIPILISAGSEPPCIYAIFERNQVSMENVWLEDCAHSTFYNFFYSAPILKRWHIHHLELMTSDSHLPRAIWMAKIILGAQGIWVDANIVPETGTPGNQETRLKTILDVTRAGLWALISHVYRPSCQTLIHLSEVDLKNWNLQEVSCEHQGQVDLEP; this is encoded by the coding sequence ATGTCTAAACCCCAGCCCAAACTGAAGCAGGTTACAAGATGGTTTAGCCGACGGGGCCGATGGCGACAGGTCCGCCATATCATACTCGGGCTAATATTAGCCTTGACCCTTGTCACGGGAGTGCAAACCCTACGAGCCCTGAGTCATCGTCACCATCCCACCGATGGGGTCTTAGTTCTCGGAGGAAGTATTCGCCGAGAAATGTACAGTGCCGACTACCGGCGATCGCATCCCCAAATTCCCATCCTCATCTCAGCCGGGTCTGAGCCACCCTGCATTTATGCTATCTTCGAGCGTAACCAGGTCTCCATGGAGAACGTCTGGCTCGAAGACTGCGCCCATTCCACCTTTTACAACTTCTTCTACAGTGCGCCGATTCTCAAACGTTGGCACATCCATCATCTGGAACTGATGACCTCCGACAGTCATCTCCCCCGAGCCATTTGGATGGCCAAAATCATCCTAGGCGCTCAAGGAATTTGGGTGGACGCGAACATTGTTCCAGAGACGGGCACCCCCGGAAACCAGGAAACTCGACTGAAAACTATTTTAGACGTGACTCGGGCCGGACTTTGGGCCCTCATCAGTCACGTCTATCGTCCCTCCTGTCAAACCCTCATTCATCTAAGCGAGGTTGATTTAAAGAACTGGAACCTTCAAGAGGTGAGTTGCGAACATCAGGGCCAAGTTGACTTGGAGCCTTAA